A stretch of DNA from Asticcacaulis sp.:
AAGAAGGAATTCATCACCGTGGCCGAGGTCAGTTTGAAATGGACCGGCGTGCCGACGGGCATGGCCATCTCGTTGACCGTGGCAATATTGTATTCGGGATAGATGAACAGCCATTTCCAGTCGAGCGACACAACCTCGACCTCAATCGGCTTGACGTTCGCCTTGGTCTCGTGCGGCGCCAGCGGCGCACGCGGGTCGAGTTCATGCGTTGAAACCCACGTCACGGCGCCCAGGGCGAGAATGATCAGGGTCGGGATCGCCCAGACCACCGCCTCGATGCGGTTGGAATGCTCGAAATCCGGAGCGTAAGTGGCCTTCTTGTTTGACGCGCGGTAACGCCAGGCGAACCAGATGGTCATGAAAATGACCGGCACGACGGGAATCAGCATCAGCAGCGTGGCCAGGATGATCAGGTCTTTTTCCTGCATCCCGACGGGCCCCTTGGGGTCCATCACGACCATGTTACAGCCGGACAATAGCGCCGCGCCCGCAATCAGGCCGCCCGCGATGAAGGCGCGCGTTATTGTGCGCCGCAATATAGAAGACAAGGAAACGCTCCGCTTGGAAAATACGGCCTGGTGAGGGCGCGTCGACTGACGATCCAAAGGGTTCACAGGATTAAACCTAAATCACACAAAGGAGTTGGCACACTCTTCGCGCTTATGATTGCGAAGATTCCGACGCGTAAACAGGAATTTCATAACCGTCGCAAAGGGGCACATTGTCGCACCGCCGCATTTATTTTTTCGCGTTTGCGTAAAAAAACGAAGTTATTTAACGCCGACGGGACTGACAAAAAAAGTCAAATAACCGTGACATCAAAAGGCGGCGCGCCCATAAAACAGCAAATTTTCGTTAAGCTAAAATTTGAAAAAAGCGTTGCAATATCCCAATTATGCGATAGCGTGAGATAAATTGACGCAGGCGTTAAATTTAATTGACGTGAAGGAATTAAAGTATGGAAGTGACTAAAGCCTATCCGCGTGTCTATCAGTTTGGACCGGTTTTCAAATCCCTTCTTCTGGCTGGTGCCCTGGCGCTTATCGTTATGGGTGTGACCGGGGCGATACAATCCTATACCCACATGCACGGCGTTGTCGCCCAGTTCGGCGGCGTCCTGCTCAGCCTGATTCCGATTGCCGCGGCCCTGTTCGGCACGCCGATGGTCTGGCGCTGCAAGCTGTCTCTGTACGAAGATCGTCTGGAATATAATGGCCTGGTAATTGATGCCGTGATCCGCAAGTCCGATATTATCGACAGCCTGATGCCGGCGCCGCAATACGGCATGTTCCAGATCTTCCTGACCCTCGCCGGCCATCCGTTCAAGCGCCTGCACCTTGCCGTGCTTGGCCATATGGATGATGCGATTGAGCGCTGGGTTAATGGCCTGCCCCATGCCGAGCCGGTCAAGGTTCGCATCTGAATCACGCCACAGAAAAACCGAACGGCCGCCGAACCTATTCGGCGGCTTTTTTTTATTTGGCTTCGTCACGCTCCGGTTTGCGGAACCACACCAGCCAGACGGATACAGCGATCAGCATCCCTGCCAGGGAAAACCAGGTAATGGCGTACATGAGGTGGCTGTTGGGGAATTTCACCACCGTCAGTCCACCTTTCGGCCAGCCGCCCGGATTGGGCGTGGCGTCGGCATCGATAAAATAGGGCGCGACCGCACCGATATGGCGGCTTTGCGCAATGGCGGCGATATCTCGGCGATACCAGGCGTCACGCGCCGGATCATTGGCCTGCTGGAGGAACCAGCCCTTGCTTTCCGGCATACGTAAAAGGCCGGTTATGCTGACCTCCCCCTGAGCCTGCGCTTCAGGCCGCGTCGCCGGCGCCCGCTTGTCCATCGGCACGAAACCGCGGTTGATATAGACGATGCTACCGTCATCGCGCTTCAGCGGCGTCATCACCCAGTAGCCTGCGCCATAATCCGACAACGTATAGACCTGTGCCTCGGCCGCGTTCATCAACTGGCCGCGCAGGGTGACGTGGCGATATTCGTCATCGGCCCTGTTGACCCGCGGCCAGTCCGCAGGCCGGGGCGCCTCGACCACCGGCGCCGCCACGCGTGCATTGACCCGCGCGATCAGGTCGGTCTTCCAGGCCAGTCTCTGCACCTGCCAGACACCAAGCATCAGGAACAGGGCAATGGCCGCCACAGTCAGGAAACCGAACAGGAGCGAGGACAGGGAGATTTTGCGAGTGGACATGGCGCGCCTCATGACTATGCGCGCCCTCCTATCACAAACCGGCCGCGACAGGACATCACATTGCTTTTCCGATTGAAGCGGTCCAGAGAAGACGACATGACGGATAATGCTCCTGCCCTGCCCGACTTGCGCCAAAAACTGACTGATGACGGGCATATATTCGCGCCGCACGCGGTCACGCAAACCCTGCTGCCGGCGGATTTTGCCGAGCACTGGCCGGCATTCGCGGCCTCATGGGATGATCTGGGGCCTGACCGTTTCATGGCCGATGGCGGGCGCTATCGCAAACGCCGCCACGCCGTTTTCGGCCTGTCTACCGGCATATTCACCCGCCAGGCGCACCAGCCGCACTACCAGAGCCGCGACTACAATATGCTGAACGGCGGCGTCCAGCGCTGGTTCGATCCCGTGACCGAGGCCACCGCTACCAATCCGGCCTTCCGCGCCCTGCTCGATCTCTGCCGCGACCTCTTCCATGCGGCCGCTTCGGACTGGCGCGTCGAAATCCATCAGTTCCGCATCGAGCCCGCGCCGGATGAAACCGGCCAGCCAACGCCGGAAGGGATGCATCGTGACGGCGTTGACTGGGTGGCAGTTATCCTGATCGATCGCCTGAATGTCAGCGAAGGCGTCACCGCTATCTGCGGCCCAGGACGCCACTCCCTGGGCGAATTCACCCTGACCGATCCGCTCGACGCGGTCTTTCTCGATGACCACCGCGTCCTGCATGGCGTCACGCCGATCCATCGCCTGGATCAGACAGAGCCCGGTCACCGCGATGTCCTGGTCATCACCTTCCAGCGCCAGTCATAGATTTGACGCCGGGCTTGTCGATGCGGCCAGTCTCCTGTCATAGTCGCGCCATGAAAACGATTGAGCCGCGCCCGGCCGCACCTTCGGACAGTGTCACGCGTGTCGGCGCCATCGACCTGCTGCGCGCCCTAACCATGGTGCTGATGATCTTCGTCAACGACCTGTGGTCGCTGAAGGACATTCCGGCCTGGCTCGAACATGTGCCACGTGGCGTCGATGGCATGGGCCTGGCCGATGTCGTTTTTCCGGCCTTCCTGTTTATCGTCGGCATGTCCCTGCCCTTCGCCATCGACAGCCGCAGGGCAAAGGGCGACAGCGATCTTCAACTCGTCGGTCATGTAATCGGCCGGTCGATCGCCCTGCTGGTGATGGGCGTTTTCTTCGTCAATGGCGAAACCCTCAATGCCGGCGCCACCGGCATGACCGCGCTTGTTTGGGACTGCGTATGCAGCGTCGCCTTTATCCTGATCTGGAACGCCTACCCCAGAACCATGCCGCAATGGTCGCAAAGGGGGCTGAAGGGGCTGGGCGTTCTTATCCTGCTCACCCTGGCCTTTATTTACCGAGGCGGCGAAGACGGACACTTGGAGCGATTCGCGCCGCATTGGTGGGGGATACTCGGTCTGATCGGCTGGTCCTATCTGGTAGCAGCCCTGGTCACCATTTTCGCGCGCGGGCGCCTTGTCATCCTGGTTGGCGCCTGGGCGGTTTTCAGCCTGCTGAGCGTGATCTGGGCTGCCAAGTTGGTTCCGGCGCCTCTGCACATCCTCCCCGAACCGATCATCGATGGCACCATGACCGCCCTCAGCCTGGGCGGCGCGGTCATCGCACGGCTGTTCCAGATATTTCAGGCAAGGAATCAAAATTGGCGCATGACGGCGATCTTTGCCGTCATCGCCGCGCTTTTGATCGCCCTGTCCATTTACACCCGGCAATTCTGGGGACTGTCCAAACTGGCGGCCACGCCGGCCTGGCTGTTCCTGTGCAGCGCCTTCACCCTGATTGCTTTCACAGCGCTTTACTGGATCAGCGATATGGCCCGAAAATCGCATTGGTTCAATCCGGTGAAGCCCGCCGGCACCGACACGCTTT
This window harbors:
- the cyoA gene encoding ubiquinol oxidase subunit II, which produces MSSILRRTITRAFIAGGLIAGAALLSGCNMVVMDPKGPVGMQEKDLIILATLLMLIPVVPVIFMTIWFAWRYRASNKKATYAPDFEHSNRIEAVVWAIPTLIILALGAVTWVSTHELDPRAPLAPHETKANVKPIEVEVVSLDWKWLFIYPEYNIATVNEMAMPVGTPVHFKLTSATVMNSFFIPQLGSQIYTMTGMETQLSLRADHPGTYDGISANYSGHGFAGMKFQALAMDDAGFKAWVAKAQASQASLDTAAYAQIAKRDLAFKPAYYASVEPDLFHKILNNCATGGLCTDDAHNMAMMKDLAPGAAQCKPGEAPQTKAVKPAVAEAALTPQTLLQSSGAHKS
- a CDS encoding SURF1 family protein, giving the protein MSTRKISLSSLLFGFLTVAAIALFLMLGVWQVQRLAWKTDLIARVNARVAAPVVEAPRPADWPRVNRADDEYRHVTLRGQLMNAAEAQVYTLSDYGAGYWVMTPLKRDDGSIVYINRGFVPMDKRAPATRPEAQAQGEVSITGLLRMPESKGWFLQQANDPARDAWYRRDIAAIAQSRHIGAVAPYFIDADATPNPGGWPKGGLTVVKFPNSHLMYAITWFSLAGMLIAVSVWLVWFRKPERDEAK
- a CDS encoding 2OG-Fe dioxygenase family protein, yielding MTDNAPALPDLRQKLTDDGHIFAPHAVTQTLLPADFAEHWPAFAASWDDLGPDRFMADGGRYRKRRHAVFGLSTGIFTRQAHQPHYQSRDYNMLNGGVQRWFDPVTEATATNPAFRALLDLCRDLFHAAASDWRVEIHQFRIEPAPDETGQPTPEGMHRDGVDWVAVILIDRLNVSEGVTAICGPGRHSLGEFTLTDPLDAVFLDDHRVLHGVTPIHRLDQTEPGHRDVLVITFQRQS
- a CDS encoding DUF5009 domain-containing protein, giving the protein MKTIEPRPAAPSDSVTRVGAIDLLRALTMVLMIFVNDLWSLKDIPAWLEHVPRGVDGMGLADVVFPAFLFIVGMSLPFAIDSRRAKGDSDLQLVGHVIGRSIALLVMGVFFVNGETLNAGATGMTALVWDCVCSVAFILIWNAYPRTMPQWSQRGLKGLGVLILLTLAFIYRGGEDGHLERFAPHWWGILGLIGWSYLVAALVTIFARGRLVILVGAWAVFSLLSVIWAAKLVPAPLHILPEPIIDGTMTALSLGGAVIARLFQIFQARNQNWRMTAIFAVIAALLIALSIYTRQFWGLSKLAATPAWLFLCSAFTLIAFTALYWISDMARKSHWFNPVKPAGTDTLLCYLMPAFLYLAMDVVSLNLPDPWLTGGIGLVKSLIFALICVWMAGALRRIGIRLKL